Genomic window (Takifugu rubripes chromosome 1, fTakRub1.2, whole genome shotgun sequence):
GTTGTCCAGTCTTGGCTCATTTACAATGTCCCGGAAGGCCGAGATTCCAATGCAGCCCTTCCCGATATCTTCGTGGCGATCGAGATTGCAGCCCAATTTTCCTACAAAACGTGAGTTGGAGCAGGGAGAGTGAGTGAAAGCTTGTGACCGAACGAACACACCCCGGCGGTCTCTGTAGAGGCCAGTGGAGGTCGTGGACGTACCTTTGGAGTCGTTGAGATGGATGGCTCTGAGGTAGCGGAGCCCCACGTCCTGGTCAAACTCATCAAGCATGGCTTTCACCCCCCCCTCTGCAGCCAGGTCATATCCTAAAAATCCGCATCAATCAGTTGTTACGGTGGAGGTTCGCAAACAGTTCCTTTACCACCACAAGGGATCAATTCTCTTCAGCCGTTAGAGGGCAAACATTGATAAAAGGGGCTTTAATGGGCTGGGGGGGGTAAAAAGACCGTCGCTCACCTGCAGCGAAGGCATGGCAGGTATCCAGACACACTCCCACTCTGCTCTGGTCCCTCACTTTATCGATGATGCTCCTCAGCTCAGAGAACCTGCCCCCCACCGTGCTGCCCTGACCGCTCATGTTCTCCAACACTGGGTTCAGGGGGGAGAAGCCACCATCACTCCGACACACCAGTCATGACAAAACCGCGCGGCAGAATCAGCATTTGACGCATGTGAAAGGACAGCGGCGGCGTGGCGTGAAAAGCGAGCCGCTCCGGGCTGCTGTGCAGCTCCACAGTCAGACGTGTGCGTTTGTTTGAGATGATGCTGTTTGTTCCAGGAGCGATTAGAAATCTGTGCACCACCAGGTGGAGATCCTGAAGATTATGATGTGGATAAAGGTGAAAAGCATCAGTGGTCCCAAATGACGTCTTTGTGCTTACAGAACCGAGCACGCGTGACGCACGTGTGATGTTTTACACCAAATAAAGCTACTGGTGAGTTGCGTCCTCTCGCGGTACCTGTGACCACAGCAGGCACCTGCTGGTGAGCGTGGTTGATGGCTCGTGCTATGTTTTTCACACACTGCTCAGCGGTGATCAAGCCCAAGGAGGAACCAGGGTGGAAGTTGTAGAGCGTGAGGCCCAGGAGGCTGCAGCGGCTCATTTCATCCACCAGCAGGGCCTGACTCTTCTCAAACACGTCTGGGGGGGAGAACAAGGTTGGTTATGGTTGCAGAATCAAGGAAATGAGCACCAAATGATGGAAAACTGATGAATCGGTGcttaaaaaaaagctaaagcCAGAGCCACAAACCTGGTTTAGGAGAACCACAGTTCATCAGGTAGGAGCCGTGAGGCACGATGTGAGCTGGATCCATCTCATGTAAGGAGCACTGCTCCTGAAACCTGGCTGCAGCCTTCTGGTCCAGAGCAGGTCTCTTCCATGAGCGCTGGGAGCCCAGAAACAGGGCGAAGCAGTTGCCCCCCATCTCTACACAGGACTCCACAGCTTTCCAGATCCCCCCTGCAGCACAAGCGCGCAATTCTGGGTGAATTCTGCTCCAGAAAACCTCCCGAAGTGGCCAAAAACTTTACCTTGGATGCTCACATGAGCCCCGATGTACTTCTTCCCCCTCCGTTGCGTCTTCTTGCCTCCCCTCTTCCCAGCCTCCTTCCCTCCGGCgtcctctccttcttcccttTTCCTGGCTCCTCTGGTTTTCGGAGCCATGTTTTAATCACCTGCGGGATATGCCGGATATTTAAGTTGACCACGTGTTTCTCTGTGCTGAGTTTGCCTGTCACCAGTTGTCTAAGGTCAAATGCGTCTTAATGCATCCCTCCCGGTAGGAGGCAGCCAGTCAGGGTGCTTCCCGGCTGCTGCCACAGCTCGCTGGCGGTGGAGACGCTTCACGCTGAGCAGCAAAATGGCCGCCCGTCAACCGACTGACACCGCAGCGCTTTGAAATTTAAATTCTTCTGCACACAAGCGTTTACACTATTACAACGTTAGTACTTATTTACAAACCGATAGCTTGTTACGCGTGTATTTCTCCCGTTTGCCACTTACTTGACTTTCCGCGCAGGCGTTGCCGCTGTTCTTGTAGCCTCGACGAATGCCTCagagagctaaaaaaaaaatcgcacTGAAGCACTTTAGCTAAGCTAGCTAGCACGTTAGCTCTTCTTCATATGTGATTCCTGAGGTGAGTACAAAGTATTGCCAGAGCTAATATCCCTTGTGGACGTTCGTGTAAATGCGTCACAATTAATATGCCATGTTGGTTGGGTTACAGAGCGAACTAACACGTGTGTACTTGTTACTTGCAGCCAGtgtctgcatttatgaagccttCGCTAGTTAGCCGTGGTTAGATAGCATTAGCGGTAGCGTAACACTATTAGTTCTTGTGCTTTAGCTGCTGTGGGAATCCGATGTAAGTCCTGTGTTTTCTGCTAAACACTTGACAGAAAACAGAGAGTTTGTCCTAGTTGTGCTCGCTGACG
Coding sequences:
- the LOC105416569 gene encoding uncharacterized protein, with the protein product MAPKTRGARKREEGEDAGGKEAGKRGGKKTQRRGKKYIGAHVSIQGGIWKAVESCVEMGGNCFALFLGSQRSWKRPALDQKAAARFQEQCSLHEMDPAHIVPHGSYLMNCGSPKPDVFEKSQALLVDEMSRCSLLGLTLYNFHPGSSLGLITAEQCVKNIARAINHAHQQVPAVVTVLENMSGQGSTVGGRFSELRSIIDKVRDQSRVGVCLDTCHAFAAGYDLAAEGGVKAMLDEFDQDVGLRYLRAIHLNDSKGKLGCNLDRHEDIGKGCIGISAFRDIVNEPRLDNIPLILETPGRPGFEYEEQIKLLYSLCKKP